Genomic DNA from Paenibacillus borealis:
TCGAGCTGCGGCGTGATCTGTTCGCTAAATATCAGGAGCTGCCTATAGGCTTCTTCGATACGCGTGCCAATGGCGAGCTGATGAGCCGGGCAACCAATGATATCGACAATGTGTCGAACTCTTTGAATCAAAGTGTTACCCAGCTGCTGAACAGTCTGATCACATTAAGCGGTTCGCTGGTCATTATGCTGATGCTTAATGTTCCGCTGACGGTTATTGCTTTGGTGACGATCCCGCTGGTTCTGCTGGCCAGCCGTAAGATTACAGGCTTAAGCCGGATCTATTTCAAGAACCAGCAACAGCATCTGGGTGAACTCAACGGCTTCATTGAAGAAGCGATCAGCGGCCAAAAGGTGATTAAGCAATACCGCAGGGAAGAAGCGGAAACGGCAAGGTTCCGCGGAATGAGCGGTGAACTGAATAAGGTCAGTATTAAGGCGCAGATTGTATCCGGGCTGGTCGGTCCGGTCATGAACCTGATCAATAACCTCGATTTCGCGCTGATTGCCAGCGTTGGCGGATGGATGGCGTTCAACGGGCTGGCTACAGTCGGGGTTATCGTCAGTATGCTGAACTACGCCAAGCAGTTCAGCCGGCCGATATCCGAGCTTGCGAACCAGTACAATCTGATCCAGTCGGCAATTGCCGGAGCAGAACGCGTATTTGAAGTAATGGATATGCCTTCGGAATACCTTGGCGAGAAGCCGCAGGAGCTGCCCCGGGTGCGCGGGGAAGTGATTTTCCGTGATGTGGTATTCGGGTATCAGGCCGATTCCCCGATCCTTAGCGGTGTAAGCTTCGCCGCACAGCCTGGTGAGAAGATCGCACTCGTCGGCCCGACAGGGGCAGGGAAGACCACTATTGTTAACCTGCTGACCCGCTTCTATGAAATTAATAGCGGTGAGCTGCTGATTGACGGAAGAGATATCCGCGAATTGAACAAAAACGGGTTACGCAGCCAGTTAGGTATGGTGCTGCAGGATGCGCATGTATTCTCAGGAACGATCCGTGAGAATATCCGGTTCGGCCGCCTGGATGCCACCGACCGCGAGGTTGAAGAGGCGGCGAGCCTAGCCAATGTCAGCGGGTTCATCGCAAGATTGCCGCAAGGCTACGATACGATGCTGGGCACGGACGGAACAACGCTAAGCCACGGCCAGCGCCAGCTGTTGACGATTGCCCGTGCCATTCTTGCTGATCCGGCTATCCTTATTCTCGATGAGGCAACCAGCAGTGTCGATACCCGGACAGAAATGCATATCCAGCAGGCGATGCGGACGCTGATGAAGGGCCGGACCAGCTTCGTGATTGCCCACAGGCTCAGTACGATCCAGGATGCGGACCGGATTCTCGTCATCCAGGGCGGACAGATCGCCGAGCAGGGCAGCCACGAACAGCTGCTTGCACTACAGGGTGTATACCATGAGCTGTATAACAGCCAGTTCAAGCATGCGATTCAGGCAGGATAAGGCAGCAACAGTACATTCGAATAGTTACTTTTCAGGAGGGCAGCGCATTGCGCTGCTTCTTTTTTTGACGAAATTTGAACCAGGGCACATAAAGGACATAACACTCGACTATGCTGAGTGGTATAAACGGGCTGAAAGCAGGGAGTAGATTGAAGAAAAAGTTACTGCTCGTCGAAGATGAGCTGCGTATCCGTGAACTGGTATCTGATTATTTCATCCAGGACGGCTGGGAAGTGCGCGAAGCTGACAATGGAAAGGATGCGCTCCTCTGGTTCAATTCACTTCTGCCGGATCTGCTGATTCTCGATATCATGATGCCCAAGATGAATGGATTTGAGGTCTGCCGGGAAATCCGCAAGCTTTCAGCGATCCCCATTATTCTGCTGACCGCCAAGTCTGCAGATGACGACAAAATACATGGCTTCGAATTAGGTGCAGATGATTATGTAACCAAGCCCTTCAGTCCTAAAGTACTGGTGGCCCGGGCGAATGCGCTTATGAAACGGGCCCAAGGCACACATCTGCCGGATTCCGGCATTGTGAAGTTTGGTTCGGCGATGCTCAACACGCTAGCACACCGTCTGGAGGTAGAGGGTGTAGAAGTCGAGCTTACCCCGAAGGAATATGATCTCCTGTGTCTGCTGATCCGGAACAAGGGAATTGTGATTTCCAGGGATTCGATCCTCAGCCGTGTCTGGGGCATTGAATTTGAGGGAGACTCCCGTGTCGTGGATAGCCATATCAAGAAACTGCGCGGGAAGCTGGGATATGAATCCCGCTATATCCGTACGGTTATCGGCACAGGGTACAGGTTTGAGGTTGAGGAATGAGAAGACGCGGGATTACCTTTAAGCTGTTTGTGATGACCGTGATCTTTTTCGTATGTTTTTACGGGATGGTAATCTTGAGCCAGCTGCTGTTCTTTGACAGCTTCTATCAGAGCCAGAAGGAGAACAGGGTGGAGAAGCATCTCAAGAGCTTCGGGATGAGCTATACGAAAGAATCCTGGGGGCAAAGCCGTACTTCCCGTGAACTGGTCCGCTTCATGCTGCGCAATAAGACTCAGATGGTCATTGTGAGGCTGGATGGCCGGTTGAAGTCTGAAGATCCGTTCCGGATGAAGCTGATGGATGAAGCGGGCAAGATTCAGGTAATTCCGATGTCCCTGTTCATGAACGAATATGGGGATACGCTTAGGGCAGCCCATTTGACAGAAAATGATCAAGTCACTGTCCAGGGAGAGCGTCTTGATGAAGACAATGACCCCGGAAATCTGATCTATCCGCTCACGATTACGAAACAAGGCGGACCGCAGATCGGCGAGGAGCCTGAAGACGGGATGAGCACTATTTCCGGGACAATCACTGAACTTGTATTGCCGGATTTGAAAGTCTGGAATCCGCGGCAGGGCATCCTCTTCGAGGCCTTGGAGGACTGGTTTCCTCTGACGCTTGATCAGAACGAAGAACTCCGAAATCTTAACATAGTGAAAGAGGAGTGGACCGCTCCCTGGAGCGGTATCCGGAATTCTGTCATTATTCTTCCGGTCAAGCAGGGGAACGGGGAAGTTGAGCTCTTATTCACGGTCACCTCCCTGCAGGATGTTAAAGACTCGAATGTGGCGCTGCGCTGGTTCTTTTTATATCTGGGAATCGGCGGGTTTATTCTGATACTGGTCCTGTCGCTGTTCTATTCCAAGATGGTCACCCGTCCGCTGATTAAGCTCAATAATATCGCCAAACGGATGGTGTCGCTGGATTTCACAGGTCATTCTTCGATCCGTCAAAAGGATGAGCTGGGCAGCTTGTCCAAAAGCATGTTCACTTTGTCGCAAAGTCTAGATGCTGCACTGGGTGAGCTTCGGGAGGCGAATCAGCAGCTGGTTAAAGATATGGAGCAGAAGAAGAAAATGGAGCAGATGCAGCAGGACTTTTTTGCGAGCGCCTCTCATGAATTGAAGACTCCGCTCAGTATTATCAAAGGATTCGCAGAAGGTCTGGAGGATGGGGTAAGCGCCGGCAAACAGGATCATTATATCAAGGTCATTATCGAGGAAGCCGATAAAATGGAGTTTCTCGTAAAAGATATGCTGGATTTAGCCAGACTTGAGTCCGGCACGATCAAACTCCGCAAAAGCTCCTTTATGCTGAGCGAAATGACGGAGAGGGTGACGGACAAACTGATACATTCACTTGGTGACAAGCAGCTGAATGTGGTTATTATTCCGGCGAACGAGCTGCCGCTTTATGCCGATGCGTCCTGGATTGAACAGGTAATCAGCAACCTGCTGACCAATGCGATCAGACATGCGGAACATGGAAGTACAATAACCGTTGCCGTGGAGAGTCAAGAGAAATCACTTTCATTCGCCATACACAATAAAGGAGAGAACATCCCCGAAGATCAGCTGGAGCAGATCTGGGAGCGCTTCTACCGGGCGGAAGCTTCCCGCAGCCGTCTGACAGGGGGAACCGGACTCGGACTTTCGATTACGAAGCAGATATTGGATATGCACGGCTGCCGGTATGCAGTGATAAACACAACGGACGGCGTCTGTTTTAATGTGACCTTTGAAGGCTGAACAGACCTATTTAAGAAAGGGGAGTGAAACAGCATGAAATGGAACTGGCTGCCTTCAATGTGCACACTGGGAAATCTGGGACTAGGATCAGTTTCCTTGCTCTTCACGATTCAAGAACGTTATAATCTCGCTTTACTGATGATACTGCTGGCGGCAATATGTGATGTCATGGACGGATTACTGGCAAGAATGCTCCATTGTACAAGCGATTTCGGCAAACAACTGGACTCATTGGCAGATATTATTTCCTTTGGACTTGCCCCGACCTTCCTCATATTGTTGTACAGGCTGGAGAATGTAGAGTGGCTTGGACCTGTTGCTGCCGTTGCGTTCCTGATCTGCGGAGCGCTGCGCCTGGCCAGATTTAATCTGTCGGCGCCTTCGAAGGGCTTCACGGGTATGCCTATTACGGCTGCAGGGCTTATTCTATCGATGATCGCATTAGTGGCTGAACGGATGAAGCCGGAGCTGGTCATCGTCCTGATGGGACTGCTGTCCTTGCTCATGGTTAGCCGGATTCCGTTCCCCTCGTTCAAAAAATTCGTTAACAGGAAGTGATACATCATGCCATGGATCATTGAGATGATCTCACAATACGGATATTTAGCCATATTTGGCCTGCTCGCGCTGGGTCTTATCGGACTGCCTGTACCCGATGAGCTGCTGATGCTGTTCGTTGGCTATCTATCCTCAACAATGGTGCTGGATTTCTCAGTTTCGGTCCTGGTGTGCTTTATCGGATCAATAACAGGTATGCTGATCAGCTATACTATCGGTCTGAGACTCGGGCAGCCGGTGGTAGACAAATACGGGAAGTGGATAGGGCTTACACCAAAAAGGTTCTCAAGTGTGAAAAGATGGTTCTTCCGGTTCGGAAACTGGACGGTCTTCATCGCTTATTTCGTTCCGGGTCTCAGACATGTTACGAGCTATATCTCCGGAATCAGTGCCATGTCTTTCAGAAAATACCTGGTTGTCACCGTTGCAGGTGCGCTCACGTGGTCACTTCTGTTTGTCTCTATCGGCTATTTCGTAGGTTCGAGGTTATCTTTTACGTAGCTTTGCAAAGTGCGGAGCGGGCAGGGTATGATGATAGCTATAGGTAATAATCTTTTATAATCAAAGAAGATATTACTATGGTTAACCTTCTATTATATACTGTAAAAAACATCCACTTACCTGCCAGTGCGTACATTCCATTAGGCAAGGATCAATAGTGATCTGAGGAGGGAATACCGTAATGCCGGAAATACAAGAAATAGTCATTGAAGAATACGAGCCTGCCAGGCATGCCGCGTCCATTGCTGAAATGTGGAATCGGAGCTCTGAAAGCTGGGGCGGGGATAACGCCTACCGGACAGAGGAAAGTGTGCTCAGAGAACATGAGAACAGCACGCTGCTCAAAGTGTTTCTGGCTGTAGCAGGCGGTGAGGTTATCGGGTACTGCAGCTTCTCCCATTACAAAGAGGATACCGGCGCGCTTTATATTCCACTGCTCAATGTCAGACCGGATTTCCATGGACGTAAGGTTGGCAAGAGACTGGTTAGACGGGCTGTCGAGGAGACCATTCGGCTTGGCTGGCCGCGGCTCGATTTATACACCTGGGCGGGTAACGTCAAGGCGGTTCCTACCTATAAGAAAAGCGGTTTTTTCTGGGAGAAACGGGATGATACTACCCATCTGATGAATTTTATCCCTTCAGTGCTGCAGACCGGTGCGGTGAAGACTTATTTTGAGAAGATCGACTGGTATAACGACAGCATCCGCGAAATCAATGTTCAGCCTGATGGCCAGGGGGAAGGCGGATTTGACTATTTTACATATGAATGGCTGAAAGACGGACTGCGCCTGAAAATGGAATATGAGCGGAGCGGCCGCGGACTGCGCCTGATTGAGACGGAGGATTACCGGATTCAGGCAACGATTTCTGACCGGCATGAGCTGCCTTTCGGAGCTCAATACCCCGTTGTATATGAAGCTGTTAATAAAAGCGGGAAGCCTTTATCCCTGCAGATTAACGGCATAAGCAATCCGCAAATCAGCTTTGAGCTGAACGAATCGCGGGATATTGAATCGGAGACGCAGATTGAGGGCAGCTTCTTCGTCCATCCGGTACAAGAGGAACAGAGTATCTATCAGACCCATCCCATTGTAGAGGCTGAACTGCTCATTAACGGCTTGCCTGCCGTATTCAAACTCGGGGTTAAGCCCAAGTTCCCGGTCAAAGTGCAGCTGCAGCTACCTGACAGAACCGTCTATATCGGGGAAGAGTTTGAGGTTGATGTAACGGTAGAGAACGGGTACCGTACGGATACGCTGTTCGCCTTTGATTTGCCAGAGGATTCCATCCTCACGTTCGGGCAGACTACACTTACAGTTCAGGTTCCGGCAAAGGGCCGGAGAACCGTCACAATAAAAGCCCGGCTGCAAGCCTACGGCATTTGGCATCATGAAGTGAAGATCCGGAATGCAGGCGGCAGTACTGAACCGGTGATTCTCGGGCAGGAGATGAGCCTGGTCTTCCCTGGGGCAGACGCTGCCTTTGGCGGTAAAACGGACAAGGGATGGGTGATCAGCAGCGGACGGTATTCGGCAGTTCTGGATAAATCCGGCAATACGCTGAAGCTATATGAAGGCCGTATGAAGGCTGTAAGCCTGGCCTATCCGAAGTTTGGTCTGCCTTATACCAATGAGTTCAAGAAGGTAGCGCCAGTTGAGGTGCATTATTATAAAGATGATGAAGCCATGGTGCTGGAGGCCGGGTATGAACTGACTGCTAGACCAGGCATACTGCTGACCATGGTGGTGAAGCTGTACAGCAATGGTATCACCTCCCGGCATTTCAGGATTCATAATCCGCTGGACACCGATCAAGAGGAAGAATTGGTTCTGAAGGACAGCTTCGAGTTTAGCCTTAGTGGAGGAGTCATCCCTTATAATGATAAGTATTTAGATTTGAGCTTAGGTGCAGAAGCGTCCAGCCCGGACTATTGGGATGTCCGGAAGTTCACAGAAAACTGGATGTTCGCTGCCCATGGAGAATTCTCGCGGGGGATAAGCTGGCCGGCAGAATTAGAGCTTATCCAGGAATCGTGGCTGCATGCTGTTGAGCATTCGCTGGGCCGGATTCCCGCTGGAGGCAAGCTGGAGACAAGTCCGCTGCGGATTGCGCTGGGGACCTGGAACAACTGGCAGGATTTCCGTGCGTTCGCACTGCTACGCAGCAATACGCGTGATCTGAATTCTGCACAGCAGCTGGAGGCCAATCTGAATAACAGGAACCCGTTCATCAGTGGTCCTCTAACGCTCTCACTGCAGGAGCAGAAGAAGACTTATTTGGACGGTGAGATCAGGGTTTCGTCTTGTGCAGGCAGCATTAAGGAGACAAGTATTGCGGTACAAGGGGAACAAAAGCTCGCGGAAATCACTCTTCCGCTGACCCGTTCATCAGGTTCTGATCCTGATGTCATTACGCTGCAGCTGGATATGGATATTTATGAGAGCTCAAGAGCTTTCCTTGTCTTTCCTGTGTCGGATCAGGTTATCCAACAGCAGATTCTGGACATTGGGCAATCTCAGGTGCTTGCCGTGGACAACGGAATTCTGCGGATACAGGCCAGCAGCGATTTTGCTCCGGGATTATTCTCGCTGGAGTATCAGGGACAGGAATGGCTGGATTCCTCTTTTCCACAGCCCATAGCTAAATCCTGGTGGAATCCCTGGGTGGGTGGAATCTTAACAATGGTCAACGATATTTCATTGCGCAGCTTCATGGAAGAGCCGCGGACCGCTGATTTCGCCGAGCTCACGGACGATAAGGGTAACCGCTGGACGGGCATACGCATGAGTGTCACCATTCAGCAGAATGATAAGTACAAAGGACTTATCCTGCATCAGTATTTCATGCTGCTTCCGGGTGTACCCGTACTTGCCTCTACTGTACACATTGAACAGAATACGGGCACACCGTTATATCCGCTCGAGCTTGAAACCTCGTCCCATTACCGTGCGTCCGCCGATCTTAAGGACAGCAGGGGGTATCTGAAGAACAGCAGTGGTGAAGAGCTTGTCTATAAGGCAGGGAGAGTACAGCTGGGGGTTAGAAGTACTAACGGAATTCTTCAAGTGGGCTCCAAAGAGCGTGAACAGCGCCTGACTCTAGTCACTGCACCGGACCTTTCTTCTACAACTTTGATGGCCAATACTCATGCGGCACTGTCTTATGCTATAGACCCGCTGGATCTTAAAGACGGAGAAGAGCGGTTCAGCAAGCCTCAATTCTATCTTATCTCGGATCTGAAGATTCCGGAGCAGGCTTATGCCGATCTCCTGTCAATCCGGTTCAACAAGTGAACTGAAGAAAGGACGCACCTATGAAAATCATTGACGCACATGTGCATTACTCGAACATTGATACCTTTCACGAGACAGCCCGGACCTTAGCACATATAGATTATACCGGCAAAGGACTCCAGGAGGAGTTCCGCCGCTCCGGTGTTATCGCAGGTGTCGGGATGGGCGTGACCGAGACGGCCGCCGGTGCTTTTCCGGATCCGGAAGCCCTCAATCCCATGCTGCTTGACCTGAGTGAGACGCTTCCGGATAATTTGTTTACCTGTGTAGGAATTAATCCGCTGACTCTCCATCTGGACGGGCAGCTGGAGGCGCTGGAACAATCGCTGCAACAGAAGGATGTCGTCGGGATCAAGCTGTATGCCGGCTATTACCACTTCAATGTGGGGGACGAGATCTATGATCCGGTCTATAAGCTGGCCTCTGCTTACGGACTGCCAATCGTCATTCATGGAGGGCTAACGTACTCTGACCGGGGCCTGTTGAAATATTCGCATCCGCTGTCTATGGAAGAGACATTCCTGAAGCACCGGGATATTACCTTTATGCTCTGCCATCTGGGCGATCCCTGGGTTATGGACACAGCGGCACTCCTGGAGAAGAATCCGAATCTCTATACCGACCTGTCCGGCTGGATCGTCGGAGACCAGGCTAAGGTGAACCGCCTGCTGACCGAGCAGACCTACACTGATCATTTCCGCCGGGCGATTGTGTTCGCCGAGAAATATGACCGCCTCGTCTTCGGTACCGACTGGCCGCTGGTTCCACTGGATGCCTACATTATATTCGTGAAGCATCTGATCCCGGAAGCGCACTGGGAGGATGTATTCTATAATAATGCACTCCGCGTGTTCCCTAAGCTGGAAGAGCGGATTAGAGAATTGGACAATATTTAACCGCAGAAGCATCTTTATCCTTATGAAACTTAGAGCAGTGATCCTCCTTTAACCGGGGAATCGCTGTTCTTTTTTGTTATTGCGCGAAACGGGAGATCCATGATTTACTCCCGCATGATGCCTGACTAAGCAACCTGTGCTAAGCTGTTAAGGATCATACTTGCCGAAATATCATTATTTCCTGCTAATGGAGGGTTAGTATCATGCCTCATGTTAAAGTTAAAGATCTGAAACTGTTTTATGAAAAAATAGGTAACGGAGATCCGGTTATTTTTCTGCACAGCAGTTACTCGCGAGGGTTATTGGCCTTCTCAAGTCAAATTCTGGACTTTCAAAATAGATACACCTGTTATTTCCCTGATTTCCGCGGTCATGGCAGGACCAGGTGCGAGAGTCTTGAATGGTCGACGCCACGGCTGGCGGATGATATCAGAGCCTTGATGGATTGCATGAATATTGAAAAAGCGCATCTGATTGGCTACAGTATGGGTGCAAATGTTGGACTATACCTCGCGGTGAATGATCCGGCCAGGGTTGCTACGCTGACTACAATTGGAACAGGCGGATTCTGCGACCCGGCTGGAGCAGATGAATATGAGCCTGAGCGGCTGGTGGAGCAGGGTAAGCAGGATATCATCCGACAGATGATGGAAAGACATCAAGAAGCGCATCAGGGGAACTGGCAGGAATTCATGCGGCAATCAGCTGCTGACTGGCGGAGGTACCCGGATCTTAGTGAAGCACAGTTAAGCAGTATCGGCTGTCCGGTTCTAATCATTGCAGGAGAGCACGATACATACGCTGTAGCGGATAAGATCATTCAGCTAGTCTCG
This window encodes:
- a CDS encoding alpha/beta fold hydrolase, which encodes MPHVKVKDLKLFYEKIGNGDPVIFLHSSYSRGLLAFSSQILDFQNRYTCYFPDFRGHGRTRCESLEWSTPRLADDIRALMDCMNIEKAHLIGYSMGANVGLYLAVNDPARVATLTTIGTGGFCDPAGADEYEPERLVEQGKQDIIRQMMERHQEAHQGNWQEFMRQSAADWRRYPDLSEAQLSSIGCPVLIIAGEHDTYAVADKIIQLVSLIKGSQCLIVPGAGHRPHMGREQPVLVNDTILEFLAKNSNLK
- a CDS encoding GNAT family N-acetyltransferase produces the protein MPEIQEIVIEEYEPARHAASIAEMWNRSSESWGGDNAYRTEESVLREHENSTLLKVFLAVAGGEVIGYCSFSHYKEDTGALYIPLLNVRPDFHGRKVGKRLVRRAVEETIRLGWPRLDLYTWAGNVKAVPTYKKSGFFWEKRDDTTHLMNFIPSVLQTGAVKTYFEKIDWYNDSIREINVQPDGQGEGGFDYFTYEWLKDGLRLKMEYERSGRGLRLIETEDYRIQATISDRHELPFGAQYPVVYEAVNKSGKPLSLQINGISNPQISFELNESRDIESETQIEGSFFVHPVQEEQSIYQTHPIVEAELLINGLPAVFKLGVKPKFPVKVQLQLPDRTVYIGEEFEVDVTVENGYRTDTLFAFDLPEDSILTFGQTTLTVQVPAKGRRTVTIKARLQAYGIWHHEVKIRNAGGSTEPVILGQEMSLVFPGADAAFGGKTDKGWVISSGRYSAVLDKSGNTLKLYEGRMKAVSLAYPKFGLPYTNEFKKVAPVEVHYYKDDEAMVLEAGYELTARPGILLTMVVKLYSNGITSRHFRIHNPLDTDQEEELVLKDSFEFSLSGGVIPYNDKYLDLSLGAEASSPDYWDVRKFTENWMFAAHGEFSRGISWPAELELIQESWLHAVEHSLGRIPAGGKLETSPLRIALGTWNNWQDFRAFALLRSNTRDLNSAQQLEANLNNRNPFISGPLTLSLQEQKKTYLDGEIRVSSCAGSIKETSIAVQGEQKLAEITLPLTRSSGSDPDVITLQLDMDIYESSRAFLVFPVSDQVIQQQILDIGQSQVLAVDNGILRIQASSDFAPGLFSLEYQGQEWLDSSFPQPIAKSWWNPWVGGILTMVNDISLRSFMEEPRTADFAELTDDKGNRWTGIRMSVTIQQNDKYKGLILHQYFMLLPGVPVLASTVHIEQNTGTPLYPLELETSSHYRASADLKDSRGYLKNSSGEELVYKAGRVQLGVRSTNGILQVGSKEREQRLTLVTAPDLSSTTLMANTHAALSYAIDPLDLKDGEERFSKPQFYLISDLKIPEQAYADLLSIRFNK
- a CDS encoding amidohydrolase family protein, which translates into the protein MKIIDAHVHYSNIDTFHETARTLAHIDYTGKGLQEEFRRSGVIAGVGMGVTETAAGAFPDPEALNPMLLDLSETLPDNLFTCVGINPLTLHLDGQLEALEQSLQQKDVVGIKLYAGYYHFNVGDEIYDPVYKLASAYGLPIVIHGGLTYSDRGLLKYSHPLSMEETFLKHRDITFMLCHLGDPWVMDTAALLEKNPNLYTDLSGWIVGDQAKVNRLLTEQTYTDHFRRAIVFAEKYDRLVFGTDWPLVPLDAYIIFVKHLIPEAHWEDVFYNNALRVFPKLEERIRELDNI
- a CDS encoding response regulator transcription factor is translated as MKKKLLLVEDELRIRELVSDYFIQDGWEVREADNGKDALLWFNSLLPDLLILDIMMPKMNGFEVCREIRKLSAIPIILLTAKSADDDKIHGFELGADDYVTKPFSPKVLVARANALMKRAQGTHLPDSGIVKFGSAMLNTLAHRLEVEGVEVELTPKEYDLLCLLIRNKGIVISRDSILSRVWGIEFEGDSRVVDSHIKKLRGKLGYESRYIRTVIGTGYRFEVEE
- the pssA gene encoding CDP-diacylglycerol--serine O-phosphatidyltransferase — protein: MKWNWLPSMCTLGNLGLGSVSLLFTIQERYNLALLMILLAAICDVMDGLLARMLHCTSDFGKQLDSLADIISFGLAPTFLILLYRLENVEWLGPVAAVAFLICGALRLARFNLSAPSKGFTGMPITAAGLILSMIALVAERMKPELVIVLMGLLSLLMVSRIPFPSFKKFVNRK
- a CDS encoding sensor histidine kinase, with protein sequence MRRRGITFKLFVMTVIFFVCFYGMVILSQLLFFDSFYQSQKENRVEKHLKSFGMSYTKESWGQSRTSRELVRFMLRNKTQMVIVRLDGRLKSEDPFRMKLMDEAGKIQVIPMSLFMNEYGDTLRAAHLTENDQVTVQGERLDEDNDPGNLIYPLTITKQGGPQIGEEPEDGMSTISGTITELVLPDLKVWNPRQGILFEALEDWFPLTLDQNEELRNLNIVKEEWTAPWSGIRNSVIILPVKQGNGEVELLFTVTSLQDVKDSNVALRWFFLYLGIGGFILILVLSLFYSKMVTRPLIKLNNIAKRMVSLDFTGHSSIRQKDELGSLSKSMFTLSQSLDAALGELREANQQLVKDMEQKKKMEQMQQDFFASASHELKTPLSIIKGFAEGLEDGVSAGKQDHYIKVIIEEADKMEFLVKDMLDLARLESGTIKLRKSSFMLSEMTERVTDKLIHSLGDKQLNVVIIPANELPLYADASWIEQVISNLLTNAIRHAEHGSTITVAVESQEKSLSFAIHNKGENIPEDQLEQIWERFYRAEASRSRLTGGTGLGLSITKQILDMHGCRYAVINTTDGVCFNVTFEG
- a CDS encoding DedA family protein, coding for MPWIIEMISQYGYLAIFGLLALGLIGLPVPDELLMLFVGYLSSTMVLDFSVSVLVCFIGSITGMLISYTIGLRLGQPVVDKYGKWIGLTPKRFSSVKRWFFRFGNWTVFIAYFVPGLRHVTSYISGISAMSFRKYLVVTVAGALTWSLLFVSIGYFVGSRLSFT
- a CDS encoding ABC transporter ATP-binding protein; translated protein: MSSHPNQVQVPARPGGFGGGPPGGRGAVVPKVRAKNRMATIKRIWSYLNRQRTGLIMVYVFTILNALVALMGPYLLGKAIDSAIIPQDYGLLVRFCILLGGIYLLGSAVSWVQAYVMTSVSQRTVFELRRDLFAKYQELPIGFFDTRANGELMSRATNDIDNVSNSLNQSVTQLLNSLITLSGSLVIMLMLNVPLTVIALVTIPLVLLASRKITGLSRIYFKNQQQHLGELNGFIEEAISGQKVIKQYRREEAETARFRGMSGELNKVSIKAQIVSGLVGPVMNLINNLDFALIASVGGWMAFNGLATVGVIVSMLNYAKQFSRPISELANQYNLIQSAIAGAERVFEVMDMPSEYLGEKPQELPRVRGEVIFRDVVFGYQADSPILSGVSFAAQPGEKIALVGPTGAGKTTIVNLLTRFYEINSGELLIDGRDIRELNKNGLRSQLGMVLQDAHVFSGTIRENIRFGRLDATDREVEEAASLANVSGFIARLPQGYDTMLGTDGTTLSHGQRQLLTIARAILADPAILILDEATSSVDTRTEMHIQQAMRTLMKGRTSFVIAHRLSTIQDADRILVIQGGQIAEQGSHEQLLALQGVYHELYNSQFKHAIQAG